One Cupriavidus pauculus genomic window, AGCAGGCGCTCTTCGAGGTTACGCAGCTGCGTGTCGTCCAGATTGCCGGTGACTTCCTTTCGGTAGCGCGCGATAAAGGGCACGGTCGCGCCCTCGTCCAGCAGGTCCACGGCCGCGGCCACCTGGCGGGGCTGCACGGACAGTTCGGTCGCAATCAGCGAAACAATCTTTTGCGTGACGGAAGCAGGCAGGTTGGACATCGGGAAAACAGTCAGTCGAAAGCGGGGCATTTTGCCACAAGCGCGGCGACGTTCCAGTGACGTAAGGCGTGCTTTTGCATCGTTGTTCGTGGCGAGGTGGCGAAGCGGGGGCGGATGCTAGAATCGCGACCATGATCGTGACCACCCGAATGGCTGCCGTTGCCGGCCGTATGCTCCCCATGCTCCGTCCCTTGCTGGCGTCAGGCCTGCTGCTTGCAGCGGCGTTGGCGCCGCTGTCCGCCGCGCGCGCGCAGGCGTCGGTGCCGCAGGCGGCCGATGCCGCCACGAAGCGGGACTTCGAGGGCGAGCGCAAGGCCATCGGCGATGCGCGCGCATGGACCAACTACCGGTTCGCATTGGCCGAGCGCGAGTGTTACAACAAGTTTCTGGTCAACAGCTGCATCGAGAAGGCATCGGACGTCCAGCGCGCCGAACTGCACGTGCTGCGCAAGCGCGAACTCGAGGTGGGCGACGCGGAGCGCGCATACCGGGCCGCCACGCGCGATCGCGATCAGGCGATCCGCCGGGCCGAGTTCGAAGCCGGCCAGCCGGGCCGCGCGGCCAACGAGGCAGCGAGCCGCGCCGCCTTCGACCGCAAGCAGGAAGAGCAGCAGCTGCGCGATGCGCAGCGCGGGGCCGATGCGCCGGCGCGCGCGGCCAACGCCCAGGCGTTCCAGCAGAAGCAGGCCGATTTCGACGCACGCGTGAAAGAGGCCCAGCAGAAGGGCGCCGAGCAGGCACGCCAGCGGCAGGAGAGCGTCAAGGCGTTCGAAGACAAGCAGCGGCAGGCCGCCGACCGGCAGAAGGACCTCGACGAGCGCCGCGAGCGCGCGAAGCAGAAGCAGAACAACGGGGGCAGCACGCCGAGCCCGTTTGGCTTCTAACGGGGAACGGAGGCGCGCCGGCGGTAACGCCGGACGATAGGTATATGGACGACAACCTCAATACGGTCGCGCGGCAGATCATCGAACTCCAGATCGAGCATCGTGACCTCGATTTCCTGATCGACCGTCTGTCCGCCGATGCGCAGCACGACGAACTGCAGTTGCGCCGCCTCAAGAAACGGCGCCTGAAGCTCAAGGACGCGATCACGCTGCTGCAACTCCAGCTCGAACCCGATGTGCCGGCATGACCGGCACGGCCACCCAGATATCGATACCGATCCCATCCCCATCCCGATAGTGTCAGACCTTTCCGCCACGCCGCCCGAAGAGGGCGGCGACCCGACCGTCGGCGTCGACGCTGTCGATGTTGCCCCTGATCTTGCCTCCGAGCTGCGCGCGGCCTCCGCGGCCCAGCTGGCCACGCAGGCCGAGCAACTCGGCAAGATCTTCGCGGACACGGGCACGCTCGCGAGCGCGATTCCCGGTTACCGTCCGCGCGCCTCGCAAAAGCAGATGGCCGAAGCCGTCGCGGGCGCGATCTCGCAGCACGACACCGTGATCGTCGAGGCGGGCACGGGGACCGGCAAGACCTTTGCCTACCTCGTTCCAGCGATGCTGTGGGGCGGCAAGGTGATTCTGTCCACCGGGACGAAGAACCTGCAGGACCAGCTGTTCCTGCGCGACATTCCCACGGTGCGGCACGCGCTGAACGTGCCGATTTCGGTGTCGCTGCTCAAGGGGCGCGCGAACTACGTCTGCCACTACCACCTCGAACGCGCGCAGGCCAATGGCCGGCTCGCATCGAAGCAGGATGCCGCATGGCTGCGCGATATCGCGAAGTTCGCCAAGACGACCGCGTCGGGCGACAAGGCCGAACTGGCCGCGGTGCCCGAGAACGCCCCGGTCTGGCAGCTTGTCACGTCCACGCGCGACAACTGCCTCGGCAGCGAATGCCCGAACTACAAGGAATGCTTCGTCATGCGCGCGCGCAAGGAGGCGCAGCAGGCGGACGTGGTGGTCGTGAACCATCACCTGTTCTTCGCGGATGTGGTGCTGCGCGATACGGGCATGGCCGAGCTGCTGCCGGCCGCCAATACCGTGATCTTCGACGAGGCGCATCAGCTGCCCGAGACCGCGACGCTGTTCTTCGGCGATACGCTCTCCACGAGCCAGCTGCTCGAGATCGCGCGCGATACCGTGGCGGAAGGCCTGTCGCACGCGCGTGACGCGGTGGACTGGGTCGGCCTTGGCGCGCCGCTGGAGCGCGCCACGCGCGATCTGCGGCTCGTCTTCGGTCGCGACAACATGCGGCTGGCCGTCGGGCAGATCGAATCCG contains:
- a CDS encoding DUF465 domain-containing protein translates to MDDNLNTVARQIIELQIEHRDLDFLIDRLSADAQHDELQLRRLKKRRLKLKDAITLLQLQLEPDVPA